From the genome of Bradyrhizobium sp. ORS 278:
GTTCCAGTATCCGACTGCTTTGACGGCTGAGATCGATCAAGGTTCCATTGCTTTACCCTGCCGCATGACATTGTGGTCTGCGGTCGGCGCCGTCGCTGCCCGTGCGGGACTCCGTGCGCGCGTTCAACGGCTGATACAGCGAGCTGGTCGCGACGTATGATCGGCGTCGCAGGCGCCAAGCCCATTTCATGACGCAAAGCAGTGTGATCGATAGGCTGGAATCGGCGCGCGACAGGCCGGCGGACGCAGGGAGGGAATGAGATGCAACAGACGTGGCGCTGGTTCGGACCGGAGGATCCCATCACCCTGCCGCAGGTCCGCCAGACCGGCGCGACCGGCATCGTCACGGCGCTGCATCACATTCCCTATGGCGAGGTGTGGAGCACCGACGAGATCATCAGACGCCTCGGGATGATCGAGCAAGACTCGTCATTGCGATTGCGGTGGAGCGTTGTCGAAAGCCTGCCGGTGTCGGAGGCGATCAAACTGGGCGAAGGTGATCTCACCCCGCTGTTCGACAATTATCGGCAGTCGCTGCGCAACCTCGCGGCCTGCGGCATCACCACCGTGTGCTACAATTTCATGGCCGTGCTGGACTGGACGCGGACGGAGCTTGCGCATCGCCTGCCGGGCGGCGCCACGGCGCTGCGCTTCGACATGGATCGTCTCGCCGCATTCGACTGCTATATCCTGGAGCGCCCAGGCGCCGAGGCCGAGTTCTCCGCCGACGTGCTCGACCGCGCCAAGGCGTGGGTGGCGCAGGCCTCGGAATCCGACAAGGACCGGCTGCTCGCGACCATCATGGCGGGCCTGCCCGGCGCCTATGAGCGCTACGACGTGCCCGGCCTGCGCCGCATGCTGGAGAAGTACCGTGGCATCGGCCATGCCGAGCTACGCGCCAACTACGCGCGCTTCCTGCGCGAGGTTGTGCCGACGGCGGAGGATTGCGGCGTCAGCCTGTGCGTGCATCCGGACGATCCGCCGCGCGACCTGTTCGGTTTGCCGCGCGTGGTGTCGTCGGCCGATGATCTGCAGTTCATCGTCGATGCCGCGCCGTCGAAGTCGAACGGCCTCACCTTCTGCACCGGCGCGCTCGGCGCCGGCGGCCAGAACAACGTGCCGGCGATGGCCGCGCGCTTCGCGCCGCACATCCGCTTCGTACATTTGCGCAACGTCACCAAGATGCTCGACGGCTCCTTCATGGAGGCGGAGCATCTGCGCGGCGATGTCGACATGGTTAACGTGGTCACGATGTTGTTGACGGAGCAGGCCCGCCG
Proteins encoded in this window:
- the uxuA gene encoding mannonate dehydratase produces the protein MQQTWRWFGPEDPITLPQVRQTGATGIVTALHHIPYGEVWSTDEIIRRLGMIEQDSSLRLRWSVVESLPVSEAIKLGEGDLTPLFDNYRQSLRNLAACGITTVCYNFMAVLDWTRTELAHRLPGGATALRFDMDRLAAFDCYILERPGAEAEFSADVLDRAKAWVAQASESDKDRLLATIMAGLPGAYERYDVPGLRRMLEKYRGIGHAELRANYARFLREVVPTAEDCGVSLCVHPDDPPRDLFGLPRVVSSADDLQFIVDAAPSKSNGLTFCTGALGAGGQNNVPAMAARFAPHIRFVHLRNVTKMLDGSFMEAEHLRGDVDMVNVVTMLLTEQARRKTEGEPDWRIPFRPDHGHELADDIGRGTHPGYPLVGRLKGLAEIRGVMTAVAAINRLPV